Proteins from one Methanococcus maripaludis C5 genomic window:
- the tfrB gene encoding fumarate reductase (CoM/CoB) subunit TfrB gives MKTFTITVKKTEGFKKFEVPVGITVLSALEYINKTYGENIQFRSSCRAGQCGSCAMMINKKSKLACKTKVEDNAIIEPLDGFDVISDLVVNREPYYKKIGTLRNYIQKKTEKITEEDLDKLKLYPDDLKDVKKIRGCIDCLSCIAMCPARKYSDYPGPTLMRQLARFAFDPKDELDREKEAFDENIYNCTTCGRCVEVCPKEIDIVHNAVEKLREKTFKKGYNLDSHLEVRKNVLSQNRSIPKEKTSFLEEVAEEYLVKNEKMRVAFFTGCLIDFRLQEIGKSAIRVLNAHGVSVIIPKNQVCCGSPFIRTGQTDISDKLKKQNLEIFNKLNVDSVVTLCAGCGSTLKNDYTEKEFKVMDITEVLVKVGLLDYKPLDITVTYHDPCHLRRGQKVYLEPRKILESIPKLKFVEMEIPDQCCGAGGGVRSGKPEVADTIGKRKANMIYATDADYLITVCPFCEYHIRDSLKKYFEEHGLKKDIPVMNIVSLLDKVI, from the coding sequence GTGAAGACATTTACAATTACTGTAAAAAAGACAGAAGGATTTAAAAAATTTGAAGTTCCTGTTGGAATTACTGTTTTAAGTGCTCTTGAATATATAAACAAAACTTACGGGGAAAATATTCAATTCAGGTCGTCATGTAGGGCAGGGCAGTGCGGAAGCTGTGCCATGATGATAAATAAAAAATCAAAGCTTGCATGCAAAACCAAAGTTGAAGATAATGCGATTATCGAGCCTTTGGATGGATTTGACGTAATTTCGGACCTCGTAGTTAATAGGGAACCATATTATAAAAAAATTGGAACACTTAGAAATTACATTCAAAAAAAGACTGAGAAAATAACTGAAGAAGACTTAGATAAATTAAAATTGTACCCCGATGATTTAAAGGACGTAAAAAAAATTCGTGGGTGTATTGACTGTTTAAGCTGTATTGCAATGTGTCCTGCGAGAAAATATTCAGATTATCCCGGACCAACCTTGATGAGGCAGCTTGCAAGATTTGCATTTGATCCAAAAGATGAGTTAGATCGGGAAAAGGAAGCATTTGATGAAAATATTTACAACTGCACAACATGTGGCAGATGTGTTGAGGTCTGTCCAAAAGAGATTGATATTGTGCACAATGCAGTTGAAAAATTGCGAGAAAAAACATTTAAGAAAGGATACAATTTAGATAGCCACCTTGAAGTTAGGAAAAACGTGCTATCACAAAACAGGTCTATCCCAAAAGAAAAAACTTCATTTTTAGAAGAAGTTGCTGAAGAATACCTCGTAAAAAACGAAAAAATGAGAGTTGCATTTTTTACAGGATGTCTTATTGATTTTAGGTTGCAAGAAATTGGAAAAAGTGCAATAAGGGTTTTAAATGCACACGGAGTCTCAGTAATTATTCCTAAAAATCAGGTATGCTGTGGATCGCCATTTATCAGAACAGGTCAGACTGATATTTCAGACAAATTAAAAAAACAAAATCTTGAAATTTTTAATAAATTAAATGTTGATTCTGTAGTTACATTATGTGCAGGTTGCGGAAGCACTTTAAAGAACGATTACACTGAAAAAGAATTCAAAGTAATGGATATCACGGAAGTTTTGGTTAAAGTTGGATTACTTGATTACAAACCACTGGATATCACGGTAACATATCACGATCCATGCCACCTCAGGCGCGGTCAGAAAGTATACCTTGAACCTCGTAAAATATTGGAAAGCATTCCAAAGTTAAAATTCGTTGAAATGGAGATTCCAGATCAGTGTTGCGGAGCAGGTGGCGGAGTAAGATCTGGAAAACCAGAAGTAGCTGACACAATCGGTAAAAGAAAGGCAAATATGATTTATGCAACTGATGCAGATTATTTAATTACAGTATGTCCGTTTTGTGAATACCACATAAGGGACAGTTTAAAGAAGTATTTCGAAGAACACGGATTAAAAAAAGATATTCCAGTAATGAATATAGTTTCACTGCTTGACAAAGTGATTTAA